Proteins encoded by one window of Pan troglodytes isolate AG18354 chromosome 16, NHGRI_mPanTro3-v2.0_pri, whole genome shotgun sequence:
- the LARP6 gene encoding la-related protein 6 — MAQSGGEARPGPKTAVQIRVAIQEAEDVDELEDEEEGAETRGAGDPARYLSPGWGSASEEEPSRGHSGTTASGGENEREDLEQEWKPPDEELIKKLVDQIEFYFSDENLEKDAFLLKHVRRNKLGYVSVKLLTSFKKVKHLTRDWRTTAHALKYSVVLELNEDHRKVRRTTPVPLFPNENLPSKMLLVYDLYLSPKLWALATPQKNGRVQEKVMEHLLKLFGTFGVISSVRILKPGRELPPDIRRISSRYSQVGTQECAIVEFEEVEAAIKAHEFMITESQGKENMKAVLIGMKPPKKKPAKDKNHDEEPTASIHLNKSLNKRVEELQYMGDESSANSSSDPESNPTSPMAGRRHAATNKLSPSGHQNLFLSPNASPCTSPWSSPLAQRKGVSRKSPLAEEGRLNCSTSPEIFRKCMDYSSDSSVTPSGSPWVRRRRQAEMGTQEKSPGTSPLLSRKMQTADGLPVGVLRLPRGPDNTRGFHGHERSRACV, encoded by the exons ATGGCCCAGTCCGGCGGGGAGGCTCGGCCCGGGCCCAAGACGGCGGTGCAGATCCGCGTCGCCATCCAGGAGGCCGAGGACGTGGACGAGttggaggacgaggaggaggggGCGGAGACTCGGGGCGCCGGGGACCCGGCCCGGTACCTCAGCCCCGGCTGGGGCAGCGCGAGCGAGGAGGAGCCGAGCCGCGGGCACAG TGGCACCACTGCAAGTGGAGGTGAGAACGAGCGTGAGGACCTGGAGCAGGAGTGGAAGCCCCCAGATGAGGAGTTGATCAAGAAACTGGTGGATCAGATCGAATTCTACTTTTCAGATGAAAACCTGGAGAAGGACGCCTTTTTGCTAAAACACGTGAGGAGGAACAAGCTGGGATATGTGAGCGTTAAGCTACTCACGTCCTTCAAAAAG GTGAAACATCTTACACGGGACTGGAGAACCACAGCACATGCCTTGAAGTATTCAGTGGTCCTTGAGTTGAATGAGGACCACCGGAAGGTGAGGAGGACCACCCCCGTCCCACTGTTCCCCAACGAGAACCTCCCCAGCAAGATGCTCCTGGTCTATGATCTCTACTTGTCTCCTAAGCTGTGGGCTCTGGCCACCCCCCAGAAGAATGGAAGGGTGCAGGAGAAGGTGATGGAACACCTGCTCAAGCTTTTCGGGACTTTTGGAGTCATCTCATCAGTGCGGATCCTCAAACCTGGGAGAGAGCTGCCCCCTGACATCCGGAGGATCAGCAGCCGCTACAGCCAAGTGGGGACCCAGGAGTGCGCCATCGTGGAGTTCGAGGAGGTGGAAGCAGCCATCAAAGCCCATGAGTTCATGATCACAGAATCTCAGGGCAAAGAGAACATGAAAGCTGTCCTGATTGGTATGAAGCCACCCAAAAAGAAACCtgccaaagacaaaaatcatgaCGAGGAGCCCACTGCGAGCATCCACCTGAACAAGTCCCTGAACAAGAGAGTCGAGGAGCTTCAGTACATGGGTGATGAGTCTTCCGCCAACAGCTCCTCTGACCCCGAGAGCAACCCCACATCCCCTATGGCGGGCCGACGGCACGCGGCCACCAACAAGCTCAGCCCGTCTGGCCACCAGAATCTCTTTCTGAGTCCAAATGCCTCCCCGTGCACAAGTCCTTGGAGCAGCCCCTTGGCCCAACGCAAAGGCGTTTCCAGAAAGTCCCCACTGGCGGAGGAAGGTAGACTGAACTGCAGCACCAGCCCTGAGATCTTCCGCAAGTGTATGGATTATTCCTCTGACAGCAGCGTCACTCCCTCTGGCAGCCCCTGGGTCCGGAGGCGTCGCCAAGCCGAGATGGGGACCCAGGAGAAAAGCCCCGGTACGAGTCCCCTGCTCTCCCGGAAGATGCAGACTGCAGATGGGCTACCCGTAGGGGTGCTGAGGTTGCCCAGGGGTCCTGACAACACCAGAGGATTTCATGGCCATGAGAGGAGCAGGGCCTGTGTATAA
- the LARP6 gene encoding la-related protein 6 isoform X1, translating into MAQSGGEARPGPKTAVQIRVAIQEAEDVDELEDEEEGAETRGAGDPARYLSPGWGSASEEEPSRGHRNRSSVNSRTMLASFIVSSAPSTAPST; encoded by the exons ATGGCCCAGTCCGGCGGGGAGGCTCGGCCCGGGCCCAAGACGGCGGTGCAGATCCGCGTCGCCATCCAGGAGGCCGAGGACGTGGACGAGttggaggacgaggaggaggggGCGGAGACTCGGGGCGCCGGGGACCCGGCCCGGTACCTCAGCCCCGGCTGGGGCAGCGCGAGCGAGGAGGAGCCGAGCCGCGGGCACAG GAATAGGAGCTCGGTGAATTCAAGGACCATGCTTGCTTCGTTCATTGTATCTTCAGCACCTAGCACAGCACCCAGCACATAG